The Arachis ipaensis cultivar K30076 chromosome B03, Araip1.1, whole genome shotgun sequence region CGGGAAAGTTtaccttttcttttcattttccgtTAAAATCCCGAAGCTACAGTGTAAATGGATATTGCTGAGTCGGATACAGTGGGGTCCACGATAGATTTATCATCTATGGTGGTACGCTCAACGTTTTTCGCTAGCCTTTCGATAGATTCATTTTTCTTAAAATTGAAAGTTGAAAAAATATCAGGTGAGGTGGATCACGTGTTTTTTTCTCTGTTTAGCTGTTGTGAGCTATTGCTATTCCATAGAACGCTGATGATGGCTCTGAGAAAATTACATTCGGGTTGGGAGACACTCTCTACCGCATGGATGATGGATCTACTATTTCTTTGAATCAAAAGAGCACGTGTTCGTCACGTGCTACGAGCATATGGGAGAAGGCTGACGTCATCAAGGTGAGTGACAATGAGCTGGAGTTCCTTACCGGCAGCGACAAGATCGACTATGCTTCTGCCCTCTCCCTCTGGCACCCCAACTTGAAGCTTCTCCTTGTCACCCTTGGTGAACATGGTTCCAGATACTACACCAAGGTAATTATAGTATCCACATCCAcggtttaaaatttagaatttaatggAATGATAATGTATGTTCCATTTGAAACCAGAAATTCCATGGACAAGTGGATGGTTTTCGTGTTGACACAGTAGATACAACTGGCGCTGGTGATTCCTTTGTTGGCGCTCTACTATGCAAGATTGTCGACGATCATTCCATTCTTGAAGTGAGTGTTAGCTCCCTTaactatataataataataagacttgacattggctatgttTGAAGATTGTGACATGTTTTCCTTGTGGATTGCAGGACGAAGCAAGGTTAAGGGACGTAATCAAGTTTGCAAATGCATGTGGGGCAATTACAACTATCAAAAAGGGAGCCATTCCAGCTCTTCCTGCAGAGCATGAAGCCCTTAAGCTCATCAATGGAGCATAGAGACTTCAGGTACATAATAGTGCTAGTAgtgtcttttaatttttcttgtatagGAAGGATTCTCTTTCCATTACATCTCTTTTAGTCACTTTTCTGTTCGACTTGTTTAGCTATCAATGTATTTTGGGATAACCGTcacattttctttcttccaaaaATTTTAGATTAGTCCGTTGACCCACAACACAAAAACAGCCTCGTAACCTTAAAAGGCCAAATTGCGGCATGAGTTTTGGCTGAAACCTGCAATTCTATGGCCACAAAAGTTTACCAACCACTGTTGCGCACCTCACAGATCAAGGTGGTCTTAGACCATCTCCAATAGGGAACTAtctccacatcagcttttgcgtcataaacagtaaataggaactcaaagcatctctcttctccattaggaggaactaactttagtccctgttgtggtctcacttaattaattaattaaaatacttgattattataaggagattgaaaattgaaattagaaagattttggattttgaaatgtatttggtagtgtgaagttttgatttggaacttgagagtttgaggtttgagattgttgggtatttggaatttgaggaaagttttgtaagtaattgaagaaagagttgagttggtttggatccattctttcaaacaaaaaaataataatagcagAACTTTGATTTCGTAAacttggaagaagaagaagaagagtagtagagagtgtgagaatagaagtgtatctaagtggtatatatagagtaacaaaatattaatttattaataataacggtAACATAGTAACGGCTAGTTTCTAACGGCTAATTTTACAATGGCTAGTTTTGCAAcggctaatttaatataataatataattatataacatTATTAGTTGTTATATTATTacgatattatttaattttttttaaattaagtgCCACATGTTAAAATTTTATTGCTTACCATGAAAACAAAGCAAAGTCCTGCTCAGAGGGACTTACTTGCTTTAAAATACGTGCGGAAACTCATATTTATATTACTCCAATGGTAGGGCTTTAACTTTTGTCAGAACGGGTCCTTCATTGGATTGCCGTTGGAGATGCTCTTAGAAGAACCGCAAAACTAAGACTCTTTAAACAAAATTGGACTTAATAATATCAGGGCCGAAAAATTGAAAAACTCCTACTAACAATATTGTTCTTTCTTGTTTACAATTGATCCAATGTCTTTGGTTGCAATTACCATCTTTTTTTGTTGGTGCTTTCTTGTGCAAGATTATGGATGATCAATTCATACTTGAAGTGAGTCAATTCCTAATGCTACCACAATCATAGCTGTCTAAGCTGAATTTGAATCATATGCACTGTAATTATATCTATCAGAAATATATAAACCGAACCAAATCCATATGCACACATACAGAACCAAACCAACCACCATAACAGGTATTGTACGGGGGTAAGAATCTCTATAGTATGGACAATGAtcataatgaaaaaggaaaaaatttaattcaattctatgCTACTATGAACAAGACACTAAAATTATAGCATTTCATCAAAATCCAACAGTCCACAAAGCATGTGAACACATACTTCTGTTCTTACTAGAGAAATGTTCTCTATATTCAACTTTTTCCTATACACCAAGCCAACTTATTCTCCTCTACCATAATCCGCTCGGCGTGCGAGGGACGACGATTACATATAACACATCTCCTCTTATTTTCCTCGGAGAAGTATGACCGTTATGAACATACAACTTGTCATCAAATCTAACACTGCACATTAATGAAAACACTACTACTGACCATTGTTGTGGTTTATTTATCTTAGCCTAGATCAGGCACAGTGAAATGCTCATCGTCTATTTCACCTAAGACTTCGATCCTAGGCTTTTTGCTAGACATGTAAGATTTATTAGTGGCTTTAAAAGTGTATGGTGCAAGAGTGCTAGTGTGCGACACAGGAAGCTGAGGAACTTCAGCTGCAGCTAATGTTTCCTGAGGAAACTGTTCACCAAAGATACCAACATCTGCTAGCCATTCCAACTCTCCAAATTCGTCTGCTTGTTTCTGAACATATATAAGAAAAGAATAACAGTAAATtaccaaaaaagaaaaacattGATATCATGAAATAATAGCATTGTAGGAATGTCATAATTAAGTGGCTATTCGACTTTGTTTTTCCTTACCATTGCCCTCAGCTAGATAGATGTTGTAATAATAACAGTATTCTTCACTGTTTAAGTACAAttctcaaatttaaaaaattttcaatcacTGAAGACTTTTAAAAGAACTTTTTTTGTTGAGTTAACATGAATTATGATGATTGGCTACTGCATGGTATTGTCCCAGATGAAAAGTTAAATGAGGTAAACTTATGAGGACATGAAAAGAAATGTTATGTCCTAATATATATAGCAAAATCACTCTTATCATCCTATCTCTTCTATGCAACTAGAATTTCAAAATAAAGCTGCCTTACTTTCTCTGGTGATCCAAACTCTGGTAAATCCAATAGTTGATCAACTGCCCAAAAGCTAGGGGGAGTGAAGCTAGGCGATTGCTGAGAAGGAACTTTCCTTGGAACTTGTTGCGCAGCTGGATTAGATGGTTCCAAGTGGCTTTTCTCATCACTTTTGGAGCAGTCATTAGAACCCAAAGCCACCCGGATTCCAGTAGCGAGAAACCGCTGGTGGTTCGCAGAAAGGCTGCCAGCTAAATGAATTGGTTCGTCGCAATCCTTACAGAAGAGTGCTCTGTCTTCGACACAGAATATGAAAGCTGGCTTATCCTGTAGTTATAAGTAGGAGAACGGAGAGAACACAATTAGCaatatttattttagttaacaagATCATGCACGATGAACAAGTAGCTTTTCATTTGGGATAAAAACCATTTAATTATGCCATTTAGTCAAGCAACATTTTCACCACTCACTCAACAGAAACTATACACTATTTATCAAGATGGTGTTTTCTGTTTTCGTTTCATGTTTTACCACTGCTTCGTAGAGTCCTAAAAACtgaaaacagaaacagaaaacaagaacaaaatcCAAACAAACACTAAGAATTTCACATGTTAACCTTGAGTTTGTTGGGCATAAAATTATGTGAAATCATGTAGTATTTTCTAACAAGCTCACATGAAAAAGTTGCAATGTTTTTAAAAATCAACTAACTTCTTTCAAAAACTTtgcttttaatataaaaaaaaatgcaagatctGCATAGGCATAAAGAAATATCAAAGACTTTAGACAGTATAAGCTGTCTGGAATATGGAATCAAATTATAAGTTACAAAATTGCAGTCTCTACCCTGAGATGTGATGAAGTTTTCTTAAATACCATCTACCCAAAAAGATTCTTAATGTAATCTcaagactactacaccaaatctAATATATTAAATCCTAAGATTTAGATCGAATGTGAACTAAAATGTTGCATGGCCTTATGTTGAATAAGGTTTTCATCTCTCTACAGTTAGCTTATTAAACAAAACACCTAGATTTCCCATTTGCTTCTCATTTCTAAATCCAAATAAACCCAAACTAGGCTTGATCAAACCATCCATCACATGAATTTCTATAAGAACATTTTTACATGATAAAAAGCAAAGGATATACTTAgacataaaagaaaagaaaagaaagatgagGAGGGTACTTGGCAAATATCACATCTTGGAAGCTTGTTAGAGAGACATTGAAGGAGAAGCCTCTGGTGTTTGCTTGCAAGCTTGTTAGCACTATGAACCTCCACAT contains the following coding sequences:
- the LOC107628980 gene encoding B-box zinc finger protein 24, with product MKIQCDVCEKVPATVICCADEAALCAKCDVEVHSANKLASKHQRLLLQCLSNKLPRCDICQDKPAFIFCVEDRALFCKDCDEPIHLAGSLSANHQRFLATGIRVALGSNDCSKSDEKSHLEPSNPAAQQVPRKVPSQQSPSFTPPSFWAVDQLLDLPEFGSPEKKQADEFGELEWLADVGIFGEQFPQETLAAAEVPQLPVSHTSTLAPYTFKATNKSYMSSKKPRIEVLGEIDDEHFTVPDLG